The Cryptomeria japonica chromosome 2, Sugi_1.0, whole genome shotgun sequence region ATTCTTTGTTTTGCTGGACTGTCCACCTTTCTTACTTTATAATTCTCTTAATATTTGAAAAACTTTTACCCTTTTTAAAAAACAAAGACAGCTTTTTCAAAAATATTATACAAACATTTCTATTAATAAATTCCCTAAGTTTGGCTCTTACTTGTTCTAGAACCGAAGTAGATTGCTCAGCCCGCCATTTTACATCCTTCTCATCGATTATACCTATGCCCATCAAAGTAAAACTTTCAAGTTCAGCAAATTGCAACAATATATCAGTATTCTTCCCACTTGTTGGATTTTGGAGTGCAGCTATGATCCCATCTACCTACACATGCAAACAAATCATCTATTTAATCAATCAATTCATTAATCAGTCAGCGACTACAAGTAAAATAAGCATTTCTCTTCAAGTTATTGACCTTAAAAGTGAAGCCAGGTCCGCATGGCTCCTCGAAAAACAAATTGTTTATAAGAAATTTCTTGCCGACTGGCACTAACAAAATGGCTGATGACTCTTTACATGCTGCATTCCACGCTCTTACAAATGCCTGTCAGAGATAACACAATTTTCTCATAACATAAATTAATtggaaatcattttttttattcttttaaaatcTGCACATAAATGGCGCAGGacttggaacagggtatggacatctatCAAAGCATGATGAAAGAGGATTTCTTCAAACATTATCGTTGAAATTGCTCTGGTAgatatgcatgcaaaatgtggaagtacaaacaaggcatgtgaactgtttgacaaaatgcctcaagggCGATGTCAACTCATAGGAGTTTTTGTTAGATGCTAAAGTTGCAATAGGCGCTAATAGATACGGTCTGCTCTTTAAAAGAAGAAATTCCTAAGACATTAGATATTCTTTGAGCCTGCTTACAACTCTAGATTCTCTGCAAGTGCAATCTGAGGTATGATATACAGACTCGTTTCTATTTGCACAGATTTAGGGATGAGAGGGGACTTGAAGTAAGGCGATGTCAGCATATTGTAGATTCTATTTAAGCCAATGGTGCTGCGGAAATTTCCATGTAAATGAAAGTCGGCAGCTTTGAGTTGAAAATTGATGGATACATCAACCATGGTAAAAAGAGACCGCGTTTACCATTAGATTTCACAAGACGCCACACCCAAATACCAATGGCTATGGGAATTTCCTGCGTTATGAGAGACAAATGGAGATAATACAACTTCCCAATAGACGATCATGGATGAGGAATGAATGTCTGAGAAATTCCTTAAATATATATGGTGGTTGCCGAGTATGCACTATAAGGAACTTCTGAAAATGATTTAGAATTCTTACATGTAAAAGTACTTGATAGGAACGAACCCGAATCCTTTTCAAAGTTATTTTATTGAAAACCATAAAAATGGAAGGTGAAATACTCCTTAATTGCTTGCCCCTCCTTTCCTTAAGGCATAATAACAGAAAATTATGCACAGAATTTTGGGTTTCTTATAAGggcagtagctcagtggtagagtatTTCAATCCAGATTGAGTTCTCTCCTGGTCCATGAAAGCTTAATGATTGATGTCTATTAAATACTGAAATAGCCATACTCTATTAACATAAAAAGCTCCAAATTAAAAACAGGAcaacataaaatattttttatagttcGGTTTAATTTAAATGAAGAAAGGGTTTCTGTAGGAAAATTCATGGTATCCATTAAATCTTCCCCATTTCTAGTAATTAACAGTATGAAAACCAAAAAACTGAATTACCTCGGTGGAATTATGCTTTCCATCACCAACAGCGCCAAATTCTTCTACATTGAAAACACTGGCAGCAGCATCATCTGAATCAACAATCGTTTGTGATGCTGTAAGATTTTGCTTCATATCATTGTTTGAAATAATCCAGGGAGTTGGAGCTGCTGCTGTTACCATCATAATGGATTGTGTGACCATCAGAGCCAGAGCCATCGATTTCAGGGCCATTTTTTATACTGAATTAATGTTTTCCCAGATGGACTTGAAGAAATGCTTTCGCGTGATTCAATTGAATTCCGTGTATCCCAGTTTGATATACTTTATTCTTTCAAAGGTTTATGAAAAATCTCTTTGAATTTTCATTCGAGTTTCAATGATAGCGACCTTTTTTCTTTTCTTAAATGTCAgcaactttttttcttttcttaaatGTCTAATTTACAAAGCTTCCTGTAACGAAGGGTGGTAGGAAACTACTTTCCGTAACACTAGATAAGATCGAATCATTTAGCGTGGGTATGAAGCTAAGCTCCCAAGGATACTTTTTTAAAGGTAGATTACAAAGTCAATTTGTATAAGGCCGATATAAATTTATGATCATTTTTTTAACAGGAATTAGATCTCTCTTTTCAAACAGATTACTATTATTTTAGTGATGTGGTAATATGTAATTAAAATAGTTTGACAATTATGAATAGAAGTAAATATATTATCAAAAGTTGTTTATCTTGAAAATTTTAAGATGAGGATAATTAATTGAAAGTAAAAAATATATTTCttagatgttttttggatttttttttttttttttgatggaggTCCAAACATGCGAGCACGACAgcccagcaagggcatgaagcccgCGAGCTGGCAGCCTAGTGAGAGCCTTCACGAAGTAATTTTTGCCACCCGATACGGGGGCACGAGCCAATAGGCTAAACAtcttcggctaagagccaaggattgaggggtatccattccaccaaattcgcCCGGGGCACGAtcccgacctcatcccttatgatgtcggagtcttgcactcagcaagacttgttccctggtgggctcatttggaatattaaaaaaattataaatttgaaaaattgaTTCACAACATCAACAAGTCACAATGAGCTAGTTGTAATTCATTAGTATTCCTTTAATTTGAATTATAAGggtttatgtttttttaatttagGACAAGTTTAAATGGAGCTCATTTTATTTTAGTTGGACTACAATTTCAATCATATTTGATTACAATGAAATGGTGAATTATAGATGCAACATTTTTGGATAGAGCATTTTACCCCCAGCTATTCATAATAGGTTGATCAAACAATGTTGTTTTAATAAGTGGGCATTGAATGAACCCAATGTAAGATAATATAAGTGAGGAGACCACTTTAATACACACATGACCTAATGCGTCTTGATCCCATTAGTTAAAGAGTGAATGTGCAATTTATTTGCATAGGTTTGTGCTTTATATATGACAATAATGGTAGGGTCATTTGGAGAAGTTATTTTAATCTATTTGTGCTCCCAAGCTTTATTTAAGTTTACATAGATTGTGGAAGGATATTACTTGTGCCTATGTTAGAGGGACAAAGATGAGTGGCTAACTCAAATGTGTTTGAAAGGTGAAGAGCTAGTAGAACACAAGCACGTGTTAGCAAATGATAAATTTTGTAGGTCCTCTTAGTCTATTTAACAAATAGATGGCTAGGGCCCTATGCTACTTAATATTTATGCAAATGAGTGATGCATCTAGTTCATATTGCACTAATGCTAAACATATAAAGATAGGTGTCCTCATATTTTTATTGCCCATTTTCGCTCTATATGTTGGTAATTTATTGTTTAGTATAAGTACCTAATTGCATCATGTTTTTAGTGAGTTGCAACAATAGTCTAAAAAGGATTAAGATGGAAAATTTAGTATTTCTAGAAAGAAATATTATTTGAAATGAGAAATGTACATTTATTGCAACATCTCTCTTTTGAATTGAAGTTTTGTCcctgtaatgtggtgaaatgtgaatgagagaccaagaggaaaactaccctttccctccaaagaaagatgagagtttcactacagatttcccttcaaacacttttcacctagttaaattggaagaggagaggagaattcactagattcaaccttcaaagaagaagatagaattctgagtgaaatgggaatgataaactaatcccctcttcctatttgaaatggaaaggaattgaatgaattatgtagtgcaaaagtgacaaagaactgattataacttaagatcagaatatgggatgaagttgtgcacctagatctagcagtaatatgtcgaCACGAAGTCGCTGGGCAAATTTGAGGAAACATTGTCCAGACCATGGCGataatgtacacggtcctccgaaaaatccgcgaaatgaaaagggtttttccacctctgcataTGGAGCCTGAATTCGAAAGTATagttgcacacttgcaacctacacatagaagagagaggaaaatgggttgggattgggggtttgcctttagttcaaaccccagttttggaattaaccaagtaacgaaagaaagtacttgcaagtagatgtaaatgaaagactaaaatgtaaatcacctcaagggaagttatgatagcaatgttgatagaaatgcttgtgtggaattgaatgttggaatcaatctcctcttcaatcgttgaatccttgacttgaatgtaacacctagccttgaagggagacttgagaatgctcaatgctggaaaagaatgcttgaatgcttgaatgctcttgaatgctcgaTCGCTCACACAACTTGACCCACTCTAATcttatccaacttattgaacttatgcaaatgagaggacaaatgccccttaaataaatgttactgaatttgatttttgtcataggccgacatgagAGAAGTtttcctgctcactgcacaacctacaatgcatgctctaggaaaggtcttgccccaaaataaggTAGGGAAAGGGGCACCATGCCCTATCCTAGGGGGGGTAGAGGTGTGGGcgccatgcccctttcctacccctttctctaagACAGAATGCGGACAAGGTGGTgtggaggccaagaaagaagttgattctgagggttgagcaatcttcAGTCTCCGATCAAGCTAGATGATTCAATCTcacgtgca contains the following coding sequences:
- the LOC131042584 gene encoding polygalacturonase-like, whose amino-acid sequence is MALKSMALALMVTQSIMMVTAAAPTPWIISNNDMKQNLTASQTIVDSDDAAASVFNVEEFGAVGDGKHNSTEAFVRAWNAACKESSAILLVPVGKKFLINNLFFEEPCGPGFTFKVDGIIAALQNPTSGKNTDILLQFAELESFTLMGIGIIDEKDVKWRAEQSTSVLEQVRAKLREFINRNVCIIFLKKLSLFFKKGKSFSNIKRIIK